Part of the Hevea brasiliensis isolate MT/VB/25A 57/8 chromosome 16, ASM3005281v1, whole genome shotgun sequence genome is shown below.
ttaaaatatttgggGTGTAAACTTTGGGTTCTATGTCAATCAGCATTTAGGATAGTAGGCCAAAAGAGCGACAATtctatttcatttaaatttataatttattggaaattattttttaaaatggaAGGATCATGAATATACCCTAAAAAATGGGATGTCCATGTTGAACTTACTGGATATGCCTTGAATGTATTATAAAAGAAGTAGATGCATGTTTTTTTTATGAAATCATAAACATATTGAAGATGAATGAAGTTATCTAATATCTATGTATTTATTGTCATGTTTCTCTCCATTtctgttttcttttatttttggaAGGTATTTGATGCGCTGTTGGATCAGTGTTTTGTGAATTCATGTGGCCTGTGCCTTTGATAGTTACCATGTATTGCTTTACTTGGTTATTTATTTTGGCTAGGACCAAGGTATCAAGTGATTATGAAGCAGCTTTGAAATGAGTTACTTTCCAGGGTGTGATATTTGTAGACTTGTAGCTGCTTGCAAAAATGGAAATGAGATTAACAAGTTAAACATGGTAATCTAGTTATTGGAAGAATTGCATGAGAAGCAAAGGCAAGAAGTAAAATTGCAAGGAGAATTGGAGAGCTTGACAGATTCCTTGAGATTTGAAAAGCAAAACTTGGCAGAAGTCAATTCTGATCGCGATAGACTTAGATCAGTGTGTGCTGAAAAGGATACAACACTTCAAGTTAGTACAATCAATTTTGTAGCGATATCCCTGTTGTTCATCATTTTATCTATCTTTAATAGCATTGATTCTGTATATATAGGTAGCTTTATTGGAGAAGAGAAACGTGGAAATGAGGTTGCCACTCTTGGTAACCTAGCTGCAGAGAATAATGCAAAAAAGGATTTGATTGGGATCAACAATCAGGTAAAATTCTGCAAATATATGTATCCcatgaatttatatttaatttttgcatAGCTTTAAAGTCAGATTTGGACCTTTTGATCTATGATTGAAATCATTTTCAACTCTGCATAAAACAGGCATTGCACAAGCTTCAAGATGAACTGAAACTGCGCAATGAACGGTTGCATGCAACCAAAGACAGTATGAAAATATTGACAGATGAAAAAGTGTCTCTAGAACAGAAGATATCTAGGCTTGAGAAAAAGATTGTTGAAGAGGTTTTcataaattcttaaattttcttaaacAATTTATTGCTGATTTCAAACAATGAAGTATTTGATTTCCTTGTTGGTCATAATAGAGATGGAATTTCTCAAGAAAAACTTTGAGCAAGAACACAAGACCTTAAAGCTTCAAGTGACTGAACTTGAAAAGAAGTTGGAAGTGGTTACAGAAAAATTAGCTGCCACGAATCAACTCTTGCAATTAAGGATGCAGATTTTGCTACCTTGCAAAATAGTGTGAAGGAACTAGAGGAACTCAGAGAAATGAAAGAGGTATATTTGAGTATATATTTTTTGCTGGATGTAAATATTTCATTTGTTTAATTTCCATGCCAATTGGTCTCACAAAAATCATTAATTGAAAACAACCTAATAAGTTTTTATGTGCTTTCAGGACATTAGATAGAAAAAATGAGCAAACTGTTGCTATATTGAAGATGCAAGGAGTTCAACTTGctgagcttgaagtacttgacaAGGAAGAACAAGTTTTGAGGAAGCGCTACTATAGTACCATAGAAGGTTATCAAATACCCTGTTGGAAATAATTCTAATAGCTTACTCTTAAACTGAACTAAGCCTCAGTTTGAACTAAGGATTAGACCTGAAAGATTATACCATTGTAATTGATTTTAGGTTTTAAAGCTTATACATAACATCATTTGAAAATCATATCATAAcctgaaaataattttaaataatttagttcAAGATTGATAGGGGTCTTCTTGTCATCTGTTTGTTCATTTTTCCTCATATCCATAAATATcttaataaataataatgataataactgTTTttcaataatagtaaagaaatagtaataataatataattacttGGTAAGCCATGGCATATtcttcaaacttatatttaatagaCTTTAGGTAGGGATGCATGACTAGTTATAAGTAGCAAATATGAGAACGATTTGAAGTGTTAATTGTCAAACGAAACCGAATATTTCAAAACCTATATCAAACCAAACTAAAATATTATGCTTTGATTTGGTTAATAATATGGCTGGGAGCTCTTTTTGtctgaaataaattaaagaagacatatcACAAAGTTTAATATAATCTTCCAATAAAATCTAAAATTGTAatataaacaaaaagaaataaaCATCAATTAAGATATTAATTTGAATCCAACAAAAAAAGTTACTTAAATAAATATGTATGTATatgatattagaaaaaaaaagtaattagaTAAATAAAACATTTTATATATTTGTGTATAAGATTTGGTTTTTGGctcaatctcttaaaaggcaataaGCATAGTTagggaagaaaaaggaaagaatatAGGATGTAGGTAAAAGGATTGGAGAAGCAGAGTTGCTTAGGAATTTCCATTCCAACACTATATCACATTCATAAAATAGCTACATGAGCCTTTGCTCCTTGTAATATTAGTCATTGTAACTGCAACATCAATTTTCTTTCAAAACTTGAATATATCTCTATGTTGATTTGACTAACGCATACTCAACCCTTCAATTTATTTTAGACATGAAAGGCAATATTAGGGTTTTCTGTCGTTTACGGCCTTTGAATGAGAAAGAGATTGCTGAAAAGGAAAGAGACATGATTACAAGTACAGATGAATTTCAGTTGAACATCATGGAAAGATGATAAAGCAAAACAACATGTATACGATCGTGTATTCGATGGCAATGCTACCCAAGATGATGTATTTGAGGACACAAGGGCAAATTTGACTTTTGGATATATTAACATATGAACTTTTTCTGTAGCTTGGTGTAAAGTATTTGAATTGCCATTCTTTGTAATGCAGTATTTGGTTCAATCTGCTGTTGATGGGTATAATGTTTGCATATTTGCCTATGGCCAAACTGGTTCTGGGAAGACATTTACAATGTATGGCTCTGAGAATAATCCTGGACTCACACCACAAGCTACTGCAGAGCTTTTTAAAATATTAAGGCGTGATAGCAAGAAATTGGTATTTTCACTAAAGGTAAGTTGGTTTTAATGGCAATTGTTGGATATTGACAATAACTTAACATTTTCTTTTAGAAATTTAATTCCCAACTTCCATTAGCTAGAATCTTTGATTAATTTATATCTAGAATGATTGTAATTTACTTTACTCTCTATTGGCatgatctgattttttttttttttttttgtgttactaAACTTCTTGTTTTGCAAACAGTGTTGTCTATTTGCACAAGTGCACGTAGTTTGTGTTTCATGATAAGACTTTCTTCTGTTACTAAAATTCTTGTTGATGTCAACTGTATTGTCTATTAACTTCAACCGCATGTGGTGTATGTTTGTAGCCATAACCTTTGTTAGACACTTAGACTTGCAGGATTGTTTTGATACCAGCCAAGCAAAGAAGCAAAGATAAAAATTTCTTTTTATGCATTTGTGAATATTTGTGAATACTTATATTGTAAATGGAAATACATTTATTTCATGGTCTAACACTTGATACAATGATGCAGGCATACATGGTGGAGTTGTACCAAGATACACTTGTGGACCTTTTATTGCCAAAAAATGTGAAGCCCTTGAAATTGGATATTAAAAAAGATTCGAAGATGATTGTTCTTTCATAAAGTGTTACTAATATGAGCTTTTAAAGAAGTTGGTATATGAACTTCATATTGAAGCTTGTTTAGGTTTAATTTGTTTGAGCTTGAttaacattatttttattttatggatCTCAACTTTTGATGTTCAGGGTATGGTATCCATAGACAATGTAACAATCATATCAATCCAAACATTGGAGGAAGTTACAGAATATCATTCGTAGAGGATCTGCAAGGCGACATACACCTGGAACTCAAGTGAATGAAGAAAGTTCAAGATCTCATCTGATACTTTCAATTGTTATTGAAAGTAGTGATCTTCAGACTCAATCTGTTGCAAAGGGAAAGGTATTAGTGATATACTTTGCTTGTCCATgatttgatattttattttattctcagGTTATAgcttcaattattttattttatgtgatTTTGTACATAGCTCCATTTATGTTTAGTATCATGAGTTTTTGATATCATATGCAGTTAAGTTTTGTGGACCTTGCTGGTTCAGAAAGAGTAAAGAAATCAGGCTCTTCAGGTAGTCATCTTAAGGAAGCTCAAAGCATCAACAAATCTCTTTTGGCACTCGGAGATGTCACTAATGCTTTATCTTCTGGCGGTCAACACATACCTTATAGAAACCACAAGTTAACCATGTTAATGAGTGATTCCCTGGGTGGTAATGCAAAGACACTTTAAGTTTGTAAATGTATCACCAGCCGAATCAAATTTGGATGAGACCTACAATTCTCTaatgtatatttttatttcaaaatataTGTTTATATTGTGTCATATAGGTTCTCTAAACTTATTTATTAGGGGTTTTTTTTTCTGTGGATACTTTACAAATAATGGTATTTTCAATGTACGAAGTTGATGATATGTGAATTACAAAATATCATTGATTTCTAAACTAAACTTATATACAGTCTAATTTGTTCTTAACTAACTTTTACATTGTTGAGATTCTTTTGGTAACGACAACATCTCACTTTGTGCGATTTCAGGTTTGCATCAAAGAGTTAGGTCAATTGTGAATGATCCAAGCAAAAATGTTTCATCAAAAGAGATGACTCGATTAAAAAAACTGGTAGCATATTGGAAAGAGCAAGCAGGTAGGAGGGGGGATGATGAAGCATATGAAGAGATCCAAGAGGAGCGGACAATGAAAGATAGGACAGATGGTCGTCATCCAATGTAGAGGCTATAATTTGTTCCTTTGAGGCGAAATTACACCTGGAACTTGCagggaaaaaaaaatcttaacataTGGTTTGTCGCATGAACTGTGAAGACGAAGATGGTAGATTGATTAGCTAATTTGATACGAAGGGGTATCAATGATCTCATTGTAATATCATACGTAGGCTCAAGAAGTTCCTAAAAAAATTTAGGTTGTATAGTTAGAATGGCGTGTATATATTACTTGGCATTTTTATGTGGACCACACTTTtgaatgaaatgaaaatttaatgaattCATGAAATCTGATCTGTTTGGATGTGACACAGGCCAATCCATTTTTAATATGGGGAAGTCTGATCCTAATTTTGCACTATTAATTGCACCTGTGCATGTTAAGCGGCTATTTAgttatattttcaacaatttggtGATTCTGCATAAAGAGGATAGAATCTCTTAATGAAACAAGGTTCCAAACTTCTCTAATATCAAGCTGTTTTTGGGTGATTGTCGAAGTGAATTCTTTCAAAGTGTAGCCAATAATTTTATCATTGTTGGTGTTATTTTATAATGTTTATTGTAATTTTACGTTATGCAAATTCATTTGGGAATGGAAAAGAAATAACAGTACAGCATGAAGCAGTGCAGAGTGAGTTTAAACAGTTGTTGCAAGCAAATGGAAATACATGAAGATATATTTTCATCTAACGCAATTGCATGGGCTCCTCCCAAGATGTGCATGCCTTCTGCTCCCAGTTGTATGCCTCTCCTCATCAAAGGTACGAAGCTCtacattttttatatattaattttcatcTTGATTTCAATTTGTTACCTGCAGAGATGTATGCTGAAGCAAAGCAATTTATGAGCTGACCATGGATTTGGCTTAGAAGTTGGCTCAAAGCTTGGGATTGATAACTGATTTGCTCCAGGCATGTCCTTGCCAATTTAGGATCAACAAGTATAACTTCAATCCTGAAACTGTACGCTTCCCACACACATTCTGGATTCTTATTATACTTGAAGATGGTGAAAATGCTGGTGCTTTTGTGGCTGTGGATCTGGAGCCAGGCATCCTCCTTGTCAATCTTGGGTATGTTGCTTCGATAGCTTCTTCTGATATATACACAAACAattagtttttatttatttatatacgtACACAATCCATCTTGGAGATGTTTGATTAAATGATTCTCCACATATGACCAAAGGCGTGGAGCTTTGGGAATGCTCTGCAATGTGAAGCATCGAGTACAGTGCAAAGACAGAGCAATGGAAGCTCCGGCAGAACTTGTGGACTCTAAACACCCACGTCTCTACACCTCTTTCGCTGAACTACGATCAATAAATAAGCTTGGACGAGTGCATCTTTATCCATgatgttagctttgttttgtttagaTAGGACCTTTGCTCTCTCAAATACAGGAAATTATaaattgggaaaaaaaaaaacttataaaatTCCATTGATCGAAATGTACAAATGCACTTCCACCTGCCAACAATGATCCATGAACTGAATAATCAAACTGAAACAAGAGAAATAAGAATTAGGAATCACTGGAGAAAGGAATTGACTTTGCTAAACGAGAGAGTTGTCTGTGTACCTCCCAGCATACCTTTATGAGCTGACGCATTGAGGAGTCCAACCAGATGTCATGGGAGTTGAATTAGCTGTAATATCTCTGCTGCTGTTGCTGGTGATATCCGGGCCCGTCGCCGACGGCCACACAAAAGCCGGCTTGAAAGGTGGGACGCGGGGCACTGCAACTGATCCTGATATCATCTGAAAGATGTCCTGGGTTTTGGGCCTCTCACTGGCGATAGGATGGGAGCAGGCCAGCCCAAGCAACAGCAGCCTTTGAGCTTCCTCAACAACGTAGTCATTGCCCAGTCTCTCATCAACCGCCTCCAGTAGACGCCCTTCACGATGCAGCCACCACACCCAATCCACCAAGAACTGGAAGTCAGCAATCTTGGTCCAAGGTCGCTGCCCGCACACCACCTCAAGGACCACCGCACCAAAGCCATAGACGTCGGACTCGCAGGTGGCTTTGCCAGTATGAAAGCATTCAGGGGCAATGTAGCCCATAGTTCCAGGCACTCCTTCGAGCTCTGCATAGGAGGTTTTCTCATTATCCAAGGCACGAGCCAGCCCAAAATCTCCTAGGCGAGCATTGAAGTGGGAATCCAGCAGGATGTTGCTGGCCTTGAGGTCTCTATGGACCACTTTTTGGTCGTACTCGTTGTGGAGATACTGCAGCGCGGATGCTACGCCAGCTATGATATTATACCTGAGCTTCCACTCCAGAGTGTTTTTCTCTTCAGTTTCATTGAATATGTGTTTATCCAAGCTACCATTTGGCATGTAGTCATACACTAAAAGCAGCGTCCTGTTCTTGTGGCACCACCCTGTATTCAAAAAtaggtaaattattatttagtttttatatttaaataaaattaattatttaattttttattttgaaagatatattagttaattattatattttatttttattaaattatttattctatttattaatttttttatttttaaatattaatcaatttactatttaattatttattttaattaaattaattaattaattaattaatttttatattttaaaaaaatacattagttaatctttataattttattaattatttaattttataattaatttttatatttaaactattataattctttctttttatttttttatcctcTCTTATTTTTCACTTTATATTTTTTCTCCTTTATCTCTCCCtcattttctctttattttttctttgttgatAAAAATGCTATAAGATGTTCACACAAAAAAGTTAATcagtttttttaaatttttaaataatcaaGAGAAATTATTTTTCAgtagagaaaatataaaaataatatttaaaaaataaaatttaaatttaatatctatagtaaaatttttattttcatctaaaaatatatttttcaaaataatgtATTTTGTAAGACACGTTAACTAACTAATTAATTCTattagaataaaaaaattaaataataatatttttttaaaatataataattaactaattaatttttttcaaaataaagagactataaataataatttaaataatactaataataaaaaatttgatagataaagattaaataattaattttattaaactatgttaactaaatatttttttaagcattaactaaataataattatcccttaaaaattatcaaaaaaattatCCCTTAAAAATAATCtcatatatattaattttcatgTAATTAAACATTTTATATATGAATATGATTTCACTTTGGGCCGTACAACTCAtgataaagaatgaataaataaattaatatcttGCTAAATGAGGATGAACATGATgggtattaaaattaaaaaaaaaaaaaaaaaaaaaaaaaagaaaacttacCTAGTAATCGAACAAGATGTTTATGGCGGAGACGGTTAATGATGGTAAGCTCAGCCAAGAAATCGTCTTGACCCTTGAGGTTGTCTCTGGAGAACTTCTTCACAGCGACAGGGACTTTCTCGTTGGGCAGCACTCCTTTGTACACTACACCAAAACCACCTTGACCAAGCTTGTTCTTCTCATCGAAATTGTTGGTCGCATTTTTCAAATCTCTAAATCGGAATTCCCCCGGCGTTCCTGGCAGGCTCTTAAGTGCTCCAAGTAGTTTGAGGTCTGAATCCGCCCTCTTTTTCATCTGATAGTAGGTCAGCCCCACTACCCCAATCAGTAATAGCACAAATACAGGCACCCCAACCCCTATGCAGATCTTGATTAGCTTATTATTATCATCGTCGCCATTCTTGGAGGAGGGTAGCTGCTCAACTGTCAAATTCCAGCCAAGCACACAGTTGAGCTGGATGGCGCTTCCTGTGGAGGCTGCAAAGCCAAAGTAAGAGTTCTGATTCACAAGCCCTTTGAGGTCTAGATCCGCTGTCAGCACAGGCGTAGTGGGCTTGGCCTTCGCTCGCTCTGCCATGTAAACTTGCAGTACCTTTTGGACTCCATCGTAATGGACCCAGATCATGTAAACTTTGGTTCCCACAGGAGCTATCTGAATGCCAAAGTTGGAAAGGGACACGGTCTTGTTGGAGCGGACACTGTGGATATTGAGACCCATGTGGTTGTCATCTGGGTCGAAATCCTGCTTGAATGTGTCAAGCTCAATAGCTACGATGCCATTAGAGGAATCGCCGTCGGTGGTGGAGTTAGTCAAACCCAGGTACTGTCCTTCGCTGTTGAGAGGAAGGCTGAGGTCGGGTGATATTAGGAAGGCAAATCCCTCTCCAGGGCCAGAGGTGTTACTAACCCGAAAGACATTGATGAGGAATGAAGAGTTAAACGAAGCCACCCTTGCAGCTCCTCCTTGTAGTTCCTCCCAGAGAGTGAAAGTGTGATTGAAGAATACGCGGCCGGACCTATTAGAGAGGGTGAAGTTACCGGCAGAATCAGGAGTGACCTGAAGGGCATCGTTGCTGATTGTAGCAGGCGTTAGGACTGCGAAGATGGTGTAGTAAGAACTGTTGAATGGACCAAACTTATAGTCTAATGTTTCCAACTTATGAGCGAGGCAGGCGGGTGGTAAAACGAAGTATAAAACGGTGATGGTGATGTTGATGGTGAGGAGTATGGACAGATCCATTAATATCACGTAAACTATCTCATAGATCACCGAAACTAAACCAGACCAGCAAAGGAGAAGGAGAGACCGCCGCACCAGAAGATAGAGTTGAAGGCTACATCACCATTATTTGTA
Proteins encoded:
- the LOC110666403 gene encoding probable L-type lectin-domain containing receptor kinase S.5 codes for the protein MDLSILLTINITITVLYFVLPPACLAHKLETLDYKFGPFNSSYYTIFAVLTPATISNDALQVTPDSAGNFTLSNRSGRVFFNHTFTLWEELQGGAARVASFNSSFLINVFRVSNTSGPGEGFAFLISPDLSLPLNSEGQYLGLTNSTTDGDSSNGIVAIELDTFKQDFDPDDNHMGLNIHSVRSNKTVSLSNFGIQIAPVGTKVYMIWVHYDGVQKVLQVYMAERAKAKPTTPVLTADLDLKGLVNQNSYFGFAASTGSAIQLNCVLGWNLTVEQLPSSKNGDDDNNKLIKICIGVGVPVFVLLLIGVVGLTYYQMKKRADSDLKLLGALKSLPGTPGEFRFRDLKNATNNFDEKNKLGQGGFGVVYKGVLPNEKVPVAVKKFSRDNLKGQDDFLAELTIINRLRHKHLVRLLGWCHKNRTLLLVYDYMPNGSLDKHIFNETEEKNTLEWKLRYNIIAGVASALQYLHNEYDQKVVHRDLKASNILLDSHFNARLGDFGLARALDNEKTSYAELEGVPGTMGYIAPECFHTGKATCESDVYGFGAVVLEVVCGQRPWTKIADFQFLVDWVWWLHREGRLLEAVDERLGNDYVVEEAQRLLLLGLACSHPIASERPKTQDIFQMISGSVAVPRVPPFKPAFVWPSATGPDITSNSSRDITANSTPMTSGWTPQCVSS